The following proteins come from a genomic window of Montipora foliosa isolate CH-2021 chromosome 2, ASM3666993v2, whole genome shotgun sequence:
- the LOC137992874 gene encoding large ribosomal subunit protein eL28-like, protein MSGDLQWEILKNYSCFLMKNWGSTFTKEPLNLTGKHGYRHCGLINRKAIGITADPSGKGVILTTKKTRYVNKPAKNLAKVTLAKHSRHTVKTIKNFCGKNFYRRDLQDAAVRRACAILRSQRATPVVQKKRRRGKRN, encoded by the exons ATGTCAGGTGACTTGCAGTGGGAGATTTTGAAGAACTACTCCTGTTTCTTAATGAAAAATTGGGGATCAACTTTTACAAAG GAGCCTCTTAACCTCACTGGAAAGCATGGGTACAGGCACTGTGGATTAATTAACCGAAAG GCTATTGGGATCACAGCTGATCCCTCTGGCAAAGGTGTTATCCTTACCACAAAAAAGACCAGGT ATGTTAACAAACCTGCGAAGAACTTAGCGAAGGTGACCTTGGCTAAGCACTCCCGCCACACTGTCAAGACTATCAAGAATTTCTGTGGTAAGAATTTCTACAGAAGGGATTTGCAAGATGCTGCTGTAAGGCGGGCTTGTGCCATCCTCCGCAGCCAGAGGGCCACTCCTGTTGTGCAGAAGAAGCGAAGACGTGGAAAGCGTAATTAA
- the LOC137992875 gene encoding protein odr-4 homolog — MGRTIVVEETVNDYISSLYGNHQWQLGLMIGQLSPQRDYVLHLSRTPLQSESKPATLEDVENSWITEHARQVSRMLTGGLDVVGVFAFGPPDMLTKSQTKLRNLLFFINKNVQSKSSSYFEDLSYSRVLLQICSTTKKIICRTIDASDFRATPNPAEIKYQSFASKWLQLETTLLLPNCPFIVPRKLEKTSLQNQIVGSIYNIFQSISNALCTVNGELCADEQPLSTGEKIGKGHRNLKATQTFRIDIFSEEFCAPGKIEKIETVHSLSMSGSLCCRAYVHQKATVKEAIQALKYDVIRSFLSRLEVLCDDIMDNQDEKTENETSSASTWTCPQRVFFPLGVGPVTVCDYVFRDETVKESLERMKDLLDVEPKEEDFECKEELPDVHILTSLMAEREKDGSKEEATEKETNQQGLGKRVIGTVAGIIVAVVAAGITFLWGENAG; from the exons ATGGGAAGGACAATTGTAGTCGAAGAAACAGTCAATGATTATATTTCCTCTCTCTATGGAAATCATCAGTGGCAGTTAGGATTAATGATCGGGCAG CTTTCCCCACAGCGAGATTATGTTCTTCACTTATCCAGAACACCACTGCAATCAG AGAGTAAGCCAGCTACTTTAGAAGACGTTGAAAACAGTTGGATTACAGAACATGCTCGACAG GTGTCCAGAATGTTGACTGGAGGGTTAGATGTGGTTGGTGTTTTTGCATTTGGTCCCCCAGACATGCTCACCAAATCACAAACAAAACTCCGTAACTTGCTTTTCTTTATCAACAAGAATGTTCAGAGTAAATCTTCTTCTTACTTTGAGGATCTCAGTTACAGTAGAGTGTTACTCCAGATTTGCTCTACAACCAAAAA AATCATTTGCAGAACTATAGATGCATCTGATTTCAgg GCCACACCAAACCCAGCTGAAATCAAGTATCAGTCATTTGCTTCAAAATGGCTGCAGTTGGAAACTACTCTTTTGTTACCTAATTGTCCCTTCATAGTtccaaggaaactggagaaaacTAGTCTTCAAAATCAAATAGTG GGAAGCATCTATAACATTTTTCAAAGCATATCAAACGCATTGTGCACAGTGAATGGTGAGCTTTGTGCGGATGAACAACCACTCTCAACGGGAGAAAAAATTGGGAAAGGCCATAGAAATTTAAAAGCCACACAGACGTTTAGGATTGATATTTTCTCTGAAGAG ttctGTGCTCCTGGGAAGATTGAAAAGATAGAAACAGTGCACTCCCTGTCAATGAGTGGATCATTGTGTTGTCGAGCTTATGTTCATCAAAAAGCTACCGTAAAGGAGGCAATACAG GCCTTGAAGTACGACGTCATTCGAAGTTTCTTGTCTCGTCTCGAAGTCTTGTGTGACGACATAATGGATAACCAGGACGAGAAAACAGAAAACG AAACCTCTTCAGCTTCCACCTGGACGTGCCCTCAGAGAGTGTTCTTTCCTCTTGGTGTCGGCCCTGTTACAGTGTGTGACTACGTGTTCAGAGACGAAACTGTGAAG GAATCACTAGAAAGAATGAAAGATCTTCTAGATGTTGAACCAAAGGAAGAAGACTTTGAATGTAAAGAGGAACTCCCAG ACGTGCATATATTAACGAGTTTAATGGCAGAAAGGGAAAAGGATGGGAGTAAAGAAGAAGCAACAGAAAAGGAAACGAATCAACAAGGACTCGGGAAGCGTGTAATCG GTACTGTAGCTGGAATCATTGTTGCCGTTGTGGCGGCTGGGATCACATTTCTTTGGGGAGAAAATGCGggataa
- the LOC137991556 gene encoding uncharacterized protein: protein MTLNINAQTELQWWKRNVVTVNGSPINPLAPDLYIMSDASNSGWGACSKGSTANGRWSPLEAESHIKILELKAAFPATKAFLKDQSNISVCLRMDNATYINNKGGTRSPQLVSLTLDLWQWCIQRSILLTAQHLPGKLNTLADRESREFSDSSEWQIDLQMIQPFIRRCTIDLCSSRLTALFPQYACQLETRLRRYLHGRDDPGLGPSL from the coding sequence ATGACCCTCAACATCAATGCACAGACAGAATTACAATGGTGGAAACGGAATGTAGTAACTGTAAATGGGAGTCCAATCAACCCCCTTGCCCCAGACTTGTACATAATGTCCGACGCGTCCAACTCGGGCTGGGGTGCATGCAGTAAGGGCTCAACCGCAAACGGGCGTTGGTCTCCCTTGGAAGCCGAAAGCCACATAAAGATTCTGGAACTAAAAGCTGCCTTTCCTGCCACCAAAGCCTTTCTCAAAGACCAGTCCAACATCTCTGTCTGCCTTCGCATGGACAACGCAACCTACATAAACAACAAAGGGGGAACCCGTTCCCCTCAGCTTGTCAGTCTAACTCTAGACCTATGGCAGTGGTGCATTCAAAGGTCAATTCTGCTCACTGCTCAACATCTACCAGGCAAACTCAACACCTTGGCGGACAGAGAATCCAGAGAGTTTTCCGACTCCAGCGAATGGCAAATAGACCTTCAAATGATTCAGCCCTTCATCAGAAGGTGCACCATAGACCTGTGTTCCTCACGCCTAACCGCTCTTTTCCCACAATATGCATGCCAGCTGGAAACCAGACTCAGGCGCTACCTACACGGACGCGATGACCCTGGACTGGGTCCCTCTCTATAA